A part of Thermomicrobiales bacterium genomic DNA contains:
- a CDS encoding sugar ABC transporter ATP-binding protein, with protein MSATVAAPPRTYALELRGIRKAFPGVQALDDVDLVMRGGEIHALVGENGAGKSTLLKIITGIYRPDEGTLSVDGTPQSFGSPRDALHAGIGIVHQERNLIPKFSVAENITLEQPPVRNGQWIDRDRMREESERWLELLHVSIDPDLPVENLSVAQRQLVEIAKALSLQSHILLLDEPTASLTPHETAVLFEILQRLRDDGVAILFVSHKLEEIFAICDRVTVLRDGKEAALDQDLRTLDRDRLVTLMIGRSEQVSEFPQRDHSSAEPALELRGVTSAAGPTDINLTLRKGEILGLYGLVGAGRTELARTIIGDVPLVSGEILVDGQPAEIGNARQALERYRIGYVSENRQTEGLILSHSVLANVAMTVWDRLANMLGWIQPGAERSAVTPFVERLQVKTPSLEQQVGNLSGGNQQKVSLAKWLAAETSILIIDEPTVGIDVKTKHELHDLIWELSNQGLSILLISSDMPEMVQLADRIVVMDERRVAGTLSNTRDYDEMSQRIMGLIHRRDDSTETEP; from the coding sequence ATGAGCGCGACTGTCGCTGCCCCACCTCGAACCTACGCGCTCGAATTGCGCGGTATCCGCAAGGCGTTCCCCGGTGTGCAGGCGCTCGACGACGTCGATCTGGTCATGCGGGGCGGGGAGATCCATGCGCTGGTCGGAGAGAATGGCGCCGGCAAGAGCACGTTGCTCAAGATCATCACCGGTATCTACCGCCCGGACGAAGGAACGCTGTCCGTCGATGGAACGCCGCAATCGTTCGGCTCTCCGCGCGATGCGCTTCACGCCGGTATCGGAATCGTTCATCAGGAACGCAATCTGATCCCGAAGTTCTCGGTGGCGGAGAACATCACGCTCGAGCAGCCTCCCGTCCGCAACGGGCAGTGGATCGACCGCGACCGCATGCGAGAGGAATCTGAGCGCTGGCTCGAGCTCCTGCACGTGTCGATCGATCCCGATCTTCCGGTCGAGAATCTGAGCGTGGCGCAGCGCCAGCTTGTCGAGATTGCCAAGGCGCTCTCGCTTCAGAGCCACATACTCCTGCTCGATGAGCCGACCGCATCATTGACCCCACACGAAACCGCGGTCCTCTTCGAGATCTTGCAGCGTTTGCGGGACGATGGAGTCGCGATTCTCTTCGTCAGCCACAAGCTGGAAGAGATCTTCGCCATTTGTGACCGCGTTACGGTCTTGCGCGATGGCAAGGAAGCCGCGCTCGACCAGGATCTGCGGACGCTCGACCGCGACAGGCTCGTTACCTTGATGATTGGGCGGTCCGAGCAGGTTTCCGAGTTTCCGCAGCGTGACCACAGTTCCGCAGAGCCCGCGCTCGAATTGCGCGGGGTCACGTCAGCCGCCGGACCAACGGATATCAACCTCACTCTGAGGAAGGGAGAGATCCTCGGTCTCTATGGACTCGTGGGCGCGGGCCGGACCGAGCTTGCCCGCACCATCATTGGCGATGTGCCGCTCGTCTCCGGCGAGATACTGGTCGACGGCCAGCCGGCAGAGATCGGGAACGCGCGCCAGGCTCTGGAGCGATACCGAATCGGCTACGTCTCGGAGAACCGGCAAACCGAAGGGCTCATCCTGAGTCATTCCGTGCTGGCAAACGTCGCCATGACGGTCTGGGACCGGCTGGCGAACATGCTGGGCTGGATCCAGCCGGGTGCGGAGCGGTCGGCCGTCACGCCCTTTGTCGAGCGGCTGCAGGTCAAGACACCGTCGCTGGAACAGCAGGTCGGGAATCTGTCCGGCGGGAATCAACAGAAGGTCAGTCTTGCCAAGTGGCTGGCAGCCGAGACTTCGATTCTCATCATCGACGAGCCGACGGTCGGCATCGATGTCAAGACCAAACACGAATTGCATGACCTGATCTGGGAGCTCTCGAATCAGGGACTCTCGATCCTGCTCATCTCGAGCGACATGCCGGAGATGGTGCAACTCGCTGACCGGATCGTCGTCATGGACGAGCGGCGTGTAGCCGGCACCCTGTCGAACACCCGCGACTACGACGAGATGAGTCAGCGCATCATGGGCCTCATCCACCGACGCGACGATTCCACCGAAACAGAACCATAG
- a CDS encoding ABC transporter permease gives MNLALRILDRMGLLAVILVFWAIFIVFADGFLNRITIFGLSRTVAVTAVIGLSQMVVLGIGQMNLAVGAIGGMIAVFTGWLMQSVGLPVWAAVIVGLLFAAFVGFVNGIIITKTGINSFIVTLGMGSVITGLVYILTKAEAFRDLPDAYTDFGKARWVKMGWLELSPLFFIALVVAGLLLLLYKRTTFGRWMLATGANPRAAELSGVPVNLVIQATHALSGLLAGAAGIMLVSRLGSALPSIGENWLLPSFAAPIVGGTLLSGGAVAVFGTLLGALLIESVSVGLTLMNVPSFWIQLFIGLVLLLAVLIDRARSLAVARGQRGVRQSTAGATSG, from the coding sequence ATGAATCTTGCTCTTCGCATTCTCGATCGTATGGGGCTCCTGGCGGTCATTCTCGTTTTCTGGGCGATCTTCATCGTGTTCGCGGACGGTTTCCTCAACCGGATCACGATCTTTGGATTGAGCCGCACCGTTGCCGTAACTGCGGTGATCGGTCTCTCGCAGATGGTTGTGCTGGGAATCGGTCAGATGAACCTCGCTGTCGGCGCCATCGGCGGCATGATCGCGGTGTTCACCGGCTGGTTGATGCAGAGCGTCGGGCTGCCGGTTTGGGCGGCGGTAATCGTCGGATTGCTCTTTGCGGCCTTCGTTGGGTTCGTCAACGGAATCATCATCACCAAGACCGGCATCAATTCCTTCATCGTCACGCTGGGCATGGGGAGCGTGATCACCGGACTCGTCTACATCTTGACCAAAGCGGAAGCGTTCCGTGACTTGCCCGACGCCTATACGGACTTCGGGAAGGCGCGCTGGGTCAAAATGGGGTGGCTGGAACTTTCGCCGCTTTTCTTCATCGCCTTGGTTGTTGCCGGGTTGCTGCTCCTGCTGTACAAGCGAACGACGTTTGGCCGCTGGATGCTCGCCACCGGCGCCAATCCGCGAGCGGCTGAGCTCTCCGGAGTGCCGGTCAATCTCGTCATTCAGGCGACCCACGCGCTGTCAGGCCTGCTGGCCGGAGCTGCCGGCATTATGTTGGTTTCGCGTTTGGGTTCGGCGCTGCCGAGCATTGGCGAGAACTGGCTGCTGCCCTCGTTCGCCGCGCCGATCGTCGGAGGCACGCTGTTGAGCGGAGGTGCGGTCGCGGTCTTCGGCACGTTGCTCGGCGCTCTGCTGATCGAAAGCGTGTCGGTCGGATTGACACTCATGAACGTGCCCAGTTTCTGGATCCAGCTCTTCATCGGCCTTGTGTTGCTGCTGGCGGTCCTCATCGACCGGGCACGCAGCCTGGCCGTAGCGCGCGGCCAACGAGGTGTGCGGCAGTCGACGGCAGGAGCAACATCGGGATGA
- a CDS encoding ABC transporter permease — protein MSVAAMAPSRSGRMQSLANKEWVWLAGIVLLMSVGLTILEPNFLTQFNFYVLLRGIAVTLIVAYAQLMVLVVGQLNLSVGATGGMVAICTGGMMDVWGFPTLVAIALGLLIGIAAGLANGLLTTRTGINGFIITLATASAFTGITIGLNDAKPYYNLPERYVSFGQGRAGPFPYIAIVTVIVAVALWVLFERTLLGRQILAVGGNQRAAELSGIPVNRILVIVFVISAVLSSIAAIILMARLGSAQPSIGSDWLLPSFAIPIVAGIALSGGTAPIVNTALAAILIALIDNGLVLTKADPYWIQFLLGAIILGAVGLNRFRAVREARLAKAT, from the coding sequence ATGAGTGTCGCGGCAATGGCGCCAAGTCGATCTGGCCGGATGCAGTCGCTCGCGAACAAGGAATGGGTCTGGCTGGCCGGAATTGTCCTTCTCATGTCTGTGGGATTGACCATTCTCGAGCCAAACTTCTTGACCCAGTTCAATTTCTACGTCTTGTTGCGTGGTATCGCCGTAACCTTGATCGTCGCGTATGCGCAGTTGATGGTGTTGGTCGTCGGGCAGCTCAATCTCTCGGTTGGCGCCACCGGCGGCATGGTGGCGATCTGCACTGGCGGCATGATGGACGTCTGGGGGTTCCCGACGCTCGTCGCAATTGCGCTGGGTCTGTTGATCGGCATCGCCGCTGGCTTGGCAAACGGGTTGCTGACGACCAGAACCGGTATCAACGGATTCATCATCACCCTGGCGACGGCGAGCGCTTTCACGGGAATCACGATCGGCCTGAACGACGCCAAGCCGTACTACAACCTGCCGGAACGCTACGTTTCCTTCGGGCAGGGGAGAGCGGGGCCGTTCCCGTATATCGCCATCGTGACCGTGATCGTGGCCGTAGCGCTGTGGGTGCTGTTCGAGCGGACCTTGCTCGGCCGCCAGATCCTCGCGGTAGGCGGCAACCAGCGTGCGGCGGAGTTGTCCGGCATTCCGGTGAACCGGATTCTGGTGATCGTCTTCGTGATCTCGGCAGTACTTTCCAGCATCGCCGCGATCATCCTGATGGCGCGTCTTGGGTCGGCGCAACCTTCGATCGGCTCCGACTGGCTGCTGCCGTCATTTGCCATTCCCATCGTGGCGGGCATCGCGCTCTCCGGTGGGACCGCGCCCATTGTCAACACTGCGCTGGCCGCGATTCTGATCGCGCTTATCGACAACGGGCTCGTCTTGACGAAGGCCGATCCTTACTGGATTCAGTTCTTGCTGGGCGCGATCATCCTGGGCGCCGTCGGGCTGAACCGCTTCCGGGCGGTACGCGAAGCGAGACTGGCGAAGGCCACATGA